In a genomic window of Agarivorans albus:
- the focA gene encoding formate transporter FocA has protein sequence MSQFDSLLPPQMAERAADVGVSKATKDPLKAFLLALTAGAHIGIAFVFYTTVTTGAGDFPWGFTRLIGGMAFSLGLIFVIITGGELFTSSVLTLVARASGKISWKSLCVNWSLVYLGNLAGAFVLVSLMLMTKQYTFAEGEVGINTMRIAQHKLHHDFFQAVALGIMCNVLVCIAVWMTFSARSLTDKVMVMILPVAMFVSAGFEHCIANMFQVPMAIGIKNLAGPEFWQATGLSPADFADLTFGNFFINNLIPVTLGNIIGGGVFVGLGYWLIYLRKPD, from the coding sequence CTTGCTTCCACCCCAAATGGCTGAACGTGCTGCCGACGTTGGAGTGAGTAAAGCCACCAAAGATCCGCTTAAAGCATTTTTACTTGCCCTTACTGCTGGCGCACATATCGGCATAGCCTTTGTTTTTTATACCACTGTAACCACTGGTGCGGGAGATTTTCCTTGGGGTTTTACCCGTTTAATCGGCGGTATGGCATTTAGCTTAGGCCTGATTTTTGTGATTATTACCGGTGGTGAATTGTTTACCAGCTCTGTATTGACGCTGGTGGCAAGAGCCAGCGGTAAAATCTCATGGAAAAGCTTATGTGTTAATTGGTCATTGGTTTACTTAGGTAATTTGGCTGGTGCTTTTGTCTTAGTTTCGCTAATGCTAATGACCAAGCAATATACTTTTGCCGAAGGAGAGGTAGGTATCAATACCATGCGTATTGCCCAGCACAAGCTGCATCATGATTTTTTTCAAGCAGTTGCCTTGGGCATTATGTGTAATGTGTTGGTATGTATCGCAGTATGGATGACGTTTAGCGCCCGCAGTTTAACAGACAAGGTAATGGTGATGATTCTGCCGGTAGCAATGTTTGTCTCGGCGGGCTTTGAGCACTGTATTGCCAATATGTTCCAAGTACCTATGGCCATTGGCATTAAAAATCTTGCTGGCCCCGAGTTTTGGCAAGCAACTGGCTTAAGCCCAGCAGACTTTGCCGATCTCACTTTTGGCAACTTCTTCATCAATAATTTAATTCCGGTCACTCTCGGTAACATCATTGGCGGAGGGGTATTTGTGGGGTTAGGTTATTGGCTCATTTATCTACGAAAGCCCGATTAA